The Kosakonia sp. SMBL-WEM22 sequence GGCTGCGTGTTATAGACAGGCGCGGCGGTGTTGCCGACCGTCACCGCACTCGGCGCCGAGGAGCCAAACAGCGGGCCGACCAGGATGCTGGATGCGGAAGAGGTGCTGGCTTTCAGCGCCAGTGTGCCGCTGGAGGCATGACGGGCAATTGGATCCGGAATATCCGGCACCGCGTTACCGTTTCCTTTGGCGAAGGCTTTAGCGGGGTCAACCATTTGTGTGGTCTGACGCAGATCTTTTTCCGTGGTGAAGACTAATAAGTAGAGCTTTTGCTGACCCAGCGCAGGCGTCAGTTTCATGGTGCCTTCCAGGCGGTTATCGGACATCACGCCCGGCTCCTGGTAGGCAAAAAAGCTGGAGGGGAAAAAGGCTGCTGGCGACAGATTCTGATCCAACACCAGCACGTTCGGCGCGAAGACGCTTTCATCTTTGACTTTGCTGCTGAGCGTAATATTCAGTTCGCCGATATTGGCCGGCACGCTGTAGGCCATCACCGGGCCGCTGATGCCGCTGACATTCAGGCGCTGCCCTGCAACAGAGATATCGTTAGTCACGGTTTGTGAGGCATTCACCGGCGTCCACTGTAGTTGTTGAAGCGCGGAGGCCGGAATGGCGGGCGCGGCAGAGAGATCCTGCGGCACGATGTTAATCGCCGCAAAGCTGGTCATCGGCGCAGCCAGCAGGCCAGCTGTGAGGCACAATGCGAGAAGACTCTTTTTCATTTTCATTGTTATCACCTTAATTTCGTTGTGAGCGGTAGCCAGGCAATAGCGCGCTTCACCTAAAATTGAGGGGCTTGCGCCCCTCTTTTCATGCATTACAGCGGGTAGGACTCGATTACCACCAGATTTCCATCTGCGCACCGAAGGACCACTCGTCATTGTCACCACGGCTGGAGGTACCATACGGCGTCACGGTGCCATTGCTTGCAGCAAATGAAGAGACGTTGCCATTAGGGTCAGTTTTGATATAGCCCCATTTTTCATCCCACTTGGCGTAGGTGGCAAAGACACGAATAGCCGGACGAGACCAGATGCTGTCGCCTGCCTGCCACTGTTGTGCGAGGGTGATTTTGTACTGGCTGTTGCGATCGCCCGTTTCCTGAGACTTCACATTGTCGTAGCCGACTTCCATCAGGGTGCTCATGATTGGCGTCCATTTGTACATCGGACGCACGCCCACGGTGTACCAGGTGTTGCCGCGGTTGTTATCGCGGTCGGTATCCTGATACATACCGACGTACATCAGATCCCACTTCTCGGCGAGGTTGACTGCGCCGTGATCCAGTACGCGGATCAGATGTCCATCGTTATCCACCGAGCCGCCGCGCGACTGGCCTTTACCCTGAGAAATCATTGCGTCAGTGGCGTATTGCACCACGAACTTGTTATAGCCCTTCAGCATGCTTTGGGTATGTTCTGCGGTGAACATCCAGCCATCTTTCGAGGCACCAGGCTCCAGGTAATAGTTGTCAGGAATGTTGGTATGCCCGTAATCCACGCCCAGTTCCAGCACGCCGTCCGGGTTCGTCTCAAGACCGGCTAAACGCACATCGAACACATCGTTAGGAACCACTTTGTTATAGGTTCTGAGGCCAGTGGTCGTATCACGATCGCCGAAGGCTGAAGATCCGCCGGATTCAGAGGAACGGGTTGCTGCCAGGGAGAGTTTACCGATGCCAACGTCAATATTTTCGAGACCTGCGCCCGGGCCGGAGATATCCCAGTAGTAGAAGTCGATCATGTGCACATCATGGCGCTGATAGAAACGTTTACCGGCCCACATATTGGCACCCGGCAGCGCGTCGATCAGGTTTTTACCCACAACGTTAAATTCACGCACGGCTGGCGTATCGGTGTTTTCAAAGTCATTCAACTGAGCCG is a genomic window containing:
- a CDS encoding maltoporin, with the protein product MITLRKVPLAIAITAGILSAQAGAVDFKGYARSGIGWTGSGGEQQCFQATGADAKYRLGNECETYAEIKLGQEVWKDADKSFYFDSNIAYKTAQLNDFENTDTPAVREFNVVGKNLIDALPGANMWAGKRFYQRHDVHMIDFYYWDISGPGAGLENIDVGIGKLSLAATRSSESGGSSAFGDRDTTTGLRTYNKVVPNDVFDVRLAGLETNPDGVLELGVDYGHTNIPDNYYLEPGASKDGWMFTAEHTQSMLKGYNKFVVQYATDAMISQGKGQSRGGSVDNDGHLIRVLDHGAVNLAEKWDLMYVGMYQDTDRDNNRGNTWYTVGVRPMYKWTPIMSTLMEVGYDNVKSQETGDRNSQYKITLAQQWQAGDSIWSRPAIRVFATYAKWDEKWGYIKTDPNGNVSSFAASNGTVTPYGTSSRGDNDEWSFGAQMEIWW
- the malM gene encoding maltose operon protein MalM; its protein translation is MKMKKSLLALCLTAGLLAAPMTSFAAINIVPQDLSAAPAIPASALQQLQWTPVNASQTVTNDISVAGQRLNVSGISGPVMAYSVPANIGELNITLSSKVKDESVFAPNVLVLDQNLSPAAFFPSSFFAYQEPGVMSDNRLEGTMKLTPALGQQKLYLLVFTTEKDLRQTTQMVDPAKAFAKGNGNAVPDIPDPIARHASSGTLALKASTSSASSILVGPLFGSSAPSAVTVGNTAAPVYNTQPAPAPVAAPAPAPAPAAKSEPMLNDTESYFNRAIKEAAAKGDIDKALKLLNEAERLGSKTARATFISSVKGKG